A single genomic interval of Fibrobacter sp. UWB13 harbors:
- a CDS encoding pseudouridine synthase, protein MRINKYISLSGFASRRAADELVADGRVQVNGETISDLSHQVDETKDQVTVDGKLLKLPTNRKTKVIMLHKPAGCVCTKDDPQGRRTVYDYLPPGYHNFKYVGRLDLQSRGLLLFTDDGELLYRLTHPSFEVPRSYYVWTTRPLSESAAQRLVDGVDIRDPEDPDAREEIAFATDVYLENGFAELVLIEGKNREIRRMMRAVGYEIRDLKRVSYCQIQLGDLPAGEFRELTPNELNKLRQAVHL, encoded by the coding sequence ATGCGTATAAACAAGTACATTTCTCTCAGTGGTTTTGCTAGCCGCCGTGCCGCAGACGAACTCGTCGCCGACGGTCGCGTACAGGTGAACGGAGAAACGATCTCTGACCTCAGCCATCAAGTGGATGAAACCAAGGACCAGGTGACGGTTGACGGAAAGTTGCTGAAGCTCCCGACAAACAGGAAAACAAAAGTCATCATGCTCCACAAGCCGGCTGGTTGCGTTTGCACCAAGGACGACCCGCAGGGCCGCCGCACGGTTTACGATTACTTGCCGCCGGGATACCATAATTTCAAGTACGTTGGACGACTTGACTTGCAGAGCCGCGGTCTCTTGCTGTTTACCGACGACGGCGAATTGCTTTACCGCCTCACGCACCCGAGTTTTGAAGTGCCGCGCAGCTACTACGTGTGGACAACGCGTCCGCTCAGCGAATCTGCCGCCCAGCGCTTGGTCGATGGCGTGGACATCCGCGACCCGGAAGATCCGGACGCCCGAGAAGAAATCGCATTTGCAACAGACGTCTATCTCGAAAACGGATTTGCAGAACTTGTGCTTATCGAAGGCAAGAACCGTGAAATCCGCCGCATGATGCGAGCTGTCGGTTACGAAATCCGCGACCTCAAGCGCGTAAGCTACTGCCAGATTCAGCTCGGCGACTTGCCCGCAGGCGAATTCCGCGAACTCACGCCCAACGAGCTCAACAAGTTAAGACAAGCTGTACACTTATAA
- a CDS encoding metallophosphoesterase, producing the protein MKRTLYIGDVHGCADELSAIIDQFGFVRGSDTIYQTGDIINKGPDMMRAMRIVEELGILTVRGNHEEHLIRMMETPKSNWTEKQKKRFKALSLDEWVYIRNTVKNWPLWRDTPHALLVHAGLEPGKTRLEDMSPEVLLSIRYWNDKPWFEQVKWNKLVIFGHWAKMGFVNIPGFIGLDSGCVYGKALTAWCPEEDKFYSVPALREYTPVKDKAKESEAAPCKVLGDNSPDSVPPKTFDEIKERIASGDIACKEETPEESNIRKASPSISAEWAGY; encoded by the coding sequence ATGAAACGTACTTTATATATCGGTGATGTTCATGGTTGCGCAGACGAACTCTCTGCGATTATCGACCAATTCGGCTTTGTGCGCGGTAGCGATACCATTTACCAGACCGGCGATATCATCAACAAAGGTCCCGATATGATGCGCGCCATGCGCATTGTCGAGGAACTTGGCATTCTGACCGTCCGCGGGAATCACGAAGAACATCTCATCCGCATGATGGAAACGCCCAAGAGCAACTGGACCGAAAAGCAGAAGAAGCGTTTCAAGGCGCTCTCGCTTGACGAATGGGTTTACATCCGCAATACCGTGAAGAACTGGCCGCTCTGGCGCGACACACCGCACGCCCTCCTCGTGCACGCAGGCCTAGAACCGGGCAAGACGCGTCTCGAAGACATGAGCCCCGAAGTGCTCCTTTCCATCCGCTACTGGAATGACAAGCCCTGGTTTGAACAGGTCAAGTGGAACAAGCTCGTCATCTTTGGACATTGGGCCAAGATGGGCTTCGTGAACATTCCCGGATTTATCGGTCTCGATTCCGGATGCGTCTACGGCAAGGCTCTCACCGCCTGGTGTCCCGAAGAAGACAAGTTCTACAGCGTCCCCGCACTCCGCGAATACACGCCCGTCAAGGACAAGGCAAAAGAATCCGAAGCCGCCCCCTGCAAAGTGCTCGGCGACAACTCCCCCGATTCCGTGCCACCCAAGACGTTCGACGAAATCAAGGAACGGATTGCAAGTGGCGACATCGCCTGCAAGGAAGAGACACCCGAAGAATCGAACATCCGCAAGGCAAGCCCCTCCATCAGCGCTGAATGGGCCGGGTATTAA
- the nadA gene encoding quinolinate synthase NadA, translating to MTAEELYNRLKSVKPGAALCTYTMEKVEKMLPLINEINELKKQQDTVILAHSYCAPEILLGVADFTGDSFKLSKDATTVQQKTILFSAVRFMGETAKILNPQKDVIIPGPLTGCSLADSITGKDVEELRKQNPDYTFVCYINTTADVKAACDVCVTSGNVMHIVETIPSDKIFFVPDALMGQNIIDEMKRRGVKKDIKLYNGCCYVHENYDPDLIQFFRSQNPNLKVISHPECNPSVAMLSDYVGSTGQMVSYINQQPKDSCILLLTECGLNARMHYEHPDMNFIGSCCMCKYMKSNSLENILEALRHPEKAEHISLDEGVRVKAKKCIDAMFKYAE from the coding sequence ATGACAGCAGAAGAACTTTACAATCGTCTCAAGTCCGTCAAGCCGGGCGCAGCCCTTTGCACTTACACCATGGAAAAGGTGGAAAAGATGCTCCCGCTCATCAACGAAATCAACGAGCTCAAAAAGCAGCAGGATACCGTTATCCTCGCCCACAGCTACTGCGCTCCTGAAATTCTTTTGGGCGTTGCCGACTTCACTGGCGATAGCTTTAAGCTCAGCAAGGACGCCACCACCGTCCAGCAAAAGACCATTCTCTTCTCTGCCGTGCGTTTCATGGGCGAAACTGCCAAGATTTTGAACCCGCAGAAGGATGTGATTATCCCAGGCCCGCTCACGGGTTGCAGCCTCGCCGATTCCATTACCGGCAAGGACGTCGAAGAACTCCGCAAGCAGAATCCGGACTACACGTTTGTCTGCTACATCAACACGACTGCCGACGTGAAGGCAGCCTGCGACGTCTGCGTGACTAGCGGTAACGTGATGCACATCGTCGAAACGATTCCGTCCGACAAGATTTTCTTTGTACCGGATGCCCTCATGGGTCAGAACATCATCGACGAAATGAAGCGTCGCGGTGTCAAGAAGGATATCAAGCTCTATAACGGCTGCTGCTACGTTCACGAAAACTACGACCCGGATTTGATCCAATTCTTCCGTAGCCAAAACCCGAATCTCAAGGTGATCAGCCACCCGGAATGCAACCCGTCCGTCGCCATGCTCAGTGACTACGTCGGAAGCACAGGTCAGATGGTGAGCTACATCAATCAACAGCCCAAAGACAGCTGCATCTTGCTCCTCACGGAATGCGGTCTCAATGCCCGTATGCACTACGAACACCCCGATATGAACTTTATCGGTAGTTGCTGCATGTGCAAGTACATGAAGTCGAACTCGCTCGAAAACATCTTGGAAGCTCTCCGCCACCCCGAAAAGGCAGAACACATCTCGCTCGACGAAGGCGTACGCGTCAAGGCAAAGAAGTGCATCGACGCCATGTTCAAATACGCTGAATAA
- a CDS encoding outer membrane beta-barrel protein, whose protein sequence is MKKFLLALTLLCSAIFAQPEDSDFTYWPRTYFASIGFNVIANRGDLFDRAMVLKDDGIDETVHLPNTKVIVSPDYNIGVNIREFTLAASFQYWTMQGSIPTLPAPQNEQDMRFWRFGLEGTYNFFYPDFFQVGVGLGYSFSKLTIKDNVSNAKGFFDSELNGSAIALVTQIRYFITDNFGLTSALRIYENWYKSVHTKNSGTVDFHELDISYYWQTYIAVSIGAMVQF, encoded by the coding sequence ATGAAGAAATTTTTATTAGCTTTAACCTTGTTGTGTTCCGCTATTTTTGCACAACCCGAAGACAGTGATTTTACCTACTGGCCACGCACTTATTTCGCTAGCATCGGTTTTAATGTTATAGCCAATCGCGGTGACCTTTTTGACCGCGCCATGGTCTTGAAAGACGACGGTATCGATGAAACCGTCCATTTGCCCAATACCAAAGTTATCGTTTCTCCGGACTACAATATCGGTGTAAACATTCGCGAATTTACCCTTGCCGCCTCTTTCCAATACTGGACCATGCAAGGTTCCATCCCGACTTTGCCCGCCCCCCAAAACGAACAGGACATGCGCTTTTGGAGATTCGGACTTGAAGGGACATACAACTTTTTCTATCCTGACTTTTTCCAGGTAGGTGTCGGTCTCGGGTATTCTTTCTCAAAATTGACTATAAAAGATAACGTTTCCAATGCCAAAGGATTTTTCGATTCCGAGCTGAACGGTTCTGCAATTGCACTTGTGACTCAAATACGTTATTTCATCACAGATAACTTTGGGCTCACTTCTGCTTTACGCATTTACGAAAACTGGTATAAATCAGTCCATACAAAGAATAGTGGAACTGTCGATTTCCACGAACTCGATATCAGCTACTATTGGCAAACCTACATAGCCGTTTCCATCGGAGCCATGGTTCAGTTTTAA
- a CDS encoding carbon starvation protein A, with the protein MITFLIGVAILILGYFTYGKFVERVFGPDDRKTPALANPDGVDRVPMPHWKNVLIQLLNIAGIGPVIGVILGIKFGAIVFILLPLGNVLGGAVHDYFSGMISMRNNGYNVPALSRKFLGKGPAKLVMTLISVALILVGAVFTNTPAALVNTPILAGSHVSPTLFWIAVAVIFAYYFISTFFPIDKIIGRIYPVFGALLILASLAIFVGIIPNLNVLDEFCFADIMSNFHKHPAGQPIIPMLFVTIACGIISGFHSTQSPLVARTEVTEKTGRQTFYGMMIIEGLIGMIWAAGGMFIYHQMPELLTGASGVKVLSVLVSTVIPWAPISILVVVGVIILAITSGDTSLRSLRLTIAELTGLEQTSVRNRLILTIPMFALCAVIIFWSNLNPEGFNILWNYFSWSNQLMAVCSLCVATVYLRSKKKNFWIALIPCMFMTFITADYILWVSPENLKGAPLGFGLDYKTALVIALHDAAILGFFLCVRGKELTKMPGFDADVWRPELDEGKIPKAQ; encoded by the coding sequence ATGATAACATTCCTAATCGGTGTTGCAATCCTCATCCTTGGATATTTCACCTACGGCAAGTTCGTCGAACGCGTGTTCGGACCAGACGACCGCAAGACTCCGGCACTCGCAAACCCGGATGGCGTTGACCGAGTCCCGATGCCGCACTGGAAAAACGTTCTCATTCAGCTTTTGAACATTGCAGGCATTGGCCCTGTGATCGGCGTGATTCTTGGCATCAAGTTTGGCGCCATCGTGTTCATCTTGCTCCCGCTCGGAAACGTCCTCGGCGGCGCAGTGCACGACTACTTCAGCGGCATGATCAGCATGCGCAACAACGGTTACAACGTTCCGGCACTCTCCCGTAAGTTCTTGGGCAAGGGTCCGGCAAAGCTTGTGATGACACTTATCTCGGTCGCGCTCATTCTCGTTGGCGCCGTGTTCACCAACACTCCGGCAGCACTCGTGAATACGCCGATTCTCGCAGGCAGCCACGTTTCGCCGACTCTTTTCTGGATTGCCGTCGCCGTCATTTTTGCCTACTACTTCATCAGCACCTTCTTCCCGATTGACAAGATTATCGGCCGCATCTACCCGGTTTTTGGCGCCCTCTTGATTCTCGCCTCCCTCGCTATTTTCGTGGGCATCATCCCGAACTTGAACGTCCTCGATGAATTCTGCTTTGCAGACATCATGAGCAACTTCCACAAGCATCCGGCTGGCCAGCCGATCATCCCGATGCTCTTCGTGACGATTGCTTGCGGCATCATCAGCGGTTTCCACAGCACGCAAAGCCCGCTTGTCGCCCGTACGGAAGTGACCGAAAAGACCGGTCGCCAGACGTTCTACGGCATGATGATTATTGAAGGTTTGATTGGTATGATTTGGGCCGCAGGTGGCATGTTCATTTATCACCAGATGCCGGAACTTTTGACAGGCGCTTCGGGCGTGAAGGTTTTGAGCGTTCTCGTTTCGACCGTGATTCCTTGGGCTCCAATTTCGATTCTCGTGGTCGTGGGCGTAATTATCCTTGCTATTACAAGTGGCGACACAAGCCTCCGCAGCCTCCGCCTTACGATTGCTGAACTTACGGGCCTTGAACAGACCTCCGTGCGTAACCGTTTGATTCTCACGATTCCGATGTTCGCTCTCTGCGCTGTGATTATCTTCTGGAGCAACTTGAACCCCGAAGGTTTCAATATCTTGTGGAACTACTTCAGCTGGAGCAACCAGCTCATGGCCGTTTGCAGCCTCTGCGTGGCAACCGTTTATCTCCGCAGTAAAAAGAAGAACTTCTGGATTGCGCTTATCCCGTGCATGTTCATGACGTTCATTACAGCCGATTACATTCTCTGGGTGAGCCCGGAAAACCTCAAGGGCGCTCCGCTCGGATTTGGTCTCGACTACAAGACAGCACTCGTGATTGCACTCCACGATGCCGCTATCCTCGGATTTTTCCTCTGCGTCCGTGGCAAGGAGCTTACCAAGATGCCTGGTTTCGATGCCGATGTTTGGAGACCGGAACTGGACGAAGGTAAAATTCCGAAGGCTCAGTAG